TTTGCAAGAGAAGGATAAAACTAATTAtcttatagtagtaatattaacGAAACGCTATTGAGAGAATATAAACCAAtcgattaaaaaataaaaaataaaataaaccaatCGATTTCATAAGAATAAAACACAAGGGAAATGTTAAATTATTGAGCTTAGGGCatgttcatttttatttttatttttgtcctaATTTCAATTCTAACATTTCAAAGATTTAATTCTCTGAAGAATTGAATCAGAATTATATGTcctataatttttgaaattatatggCCCATATATAATTTTCGGCCCCATTGTTTAATTTACAAGAATTGATGTCAAATATGGCCCAAATAGAAGAGGTGGAAGATGAGTTTGACCTAATTGCATTTtggaaatgacaaaaataacccccATCCCCAATTTCCCCAAATTTCACCTGGGAAacgaaattttttgatttcCCACAAACAAAATGTTCTAAAATTGGTTGGagtaaataaaagtgatagaaaggaaaattgattggagtataaaattttcaatattagaggataaaccaaaataaaaatggatcctatttttaaagaatgagatagaagtaaattaattaaaattatgaaattgatttcttaaattttaatttcaactacattaccaaaattatactagtactattttaatttagaattaattttaatatatatttaaaatatttaagtacTTAGTAGACATCTTCGTCAATTCTTATACGCCTTATACGTGGCGCATACTATGCACATAGTACATACATTGTGCTCATATAAAACGTACTCTTCTCGGCCTTTgctccaaatattttttaacgtcttttattttaatttgcattttcttGAATCACAATTAAATCTTAATATTAGTagattttcatgtttttgtttatttgtattttactttttaaatttggaatcataaatgagaataataaaattcaaattcaaattcaaattcaattacaGTATTATAGTGTGATTTTGTTGCAGGGCCTGTGAAACAGAAACTACACGTCAAATATGGCCCAAATTGTCACTTTGTGAAAAAATCAAATGGGGTACAAATTTTATCATCCTTTTCTTTATCATATTTGGGCATTTGGCgcataattttttactaattttttcaaaggCAACTTACACTACCAACTCAATATTTCGGCACCAAATAGGCAAAgaaatatatttgataatattctaaaaaattacgtataaatatattaatattttaaagaaatatttaCATGAATAAAATCTAAAGAAATATTGATCAAGTGATAGAAATATTTCAGAAATATTTGCTGTAGGTTGTGCAATAGAAGATGAGATGGAGAAGTGTTGAAGATAGAAGAACTTGTTAACAGGCCGTGCAATTAACTCGTTGAAAgaatataattacataaactgtagcattttcaattttctatgCAATTTGAAGatagaattaaattttgagCATGAGATGTTTGGCATCAGACATTAAAGCAAGCTTGATAAATGACAATCTAAATCTAATCATTAGTTTTCATATGTCACACATTAAAGTTAAGAAGTGTTCTAACTTCTACATATGAAAACATCAGTTACTCCAAAAATGTGCGAATGCTTTACTGTGCTGAATAAACATATAGTACTAACAAAATACAACTGCAAAACGAACCTATAATTGACACAGCACAGCAAGTCGAATGCAAGAAAAGGGAACCTAGCACTTCCCTCCCCAGAGAAACATACTGTTGCCATTGatatttgaaagaaaatgtaCGACAAAAGCTGGTAATTACCTGCCAAACAAGACAATCAGTTAGTTACCTGAGGCGTTCCTATGATTAAATGCGTAGCTGGGTGATATTAATTGTGCAGTTAGTCGAAGATCTCTGCATCCCCTTCAGTTTCTGTGACACCAAAGACAGAGAATTTGACGGTGCAGGCGACTTGATTTCATATAATTGGAAAACAATCTTTTCTAGCTTGCTTGCGTATTTTAACAAAATCTCAATCAATGGGAATATGTCGTAGCGCTCAGACCAAGTAACCTCAATCGTCCTCAGCTGAAGAAGAAAGGACTCGGGAATATTTGCCTCAAACTTGAGTGGCTCGGTGTCATCTTGGAGGCCTTCTTCTTTCTTGTCTCTAATGATTAATTTCTCCAACCGAGGGAACATTGCTAGAACACCTACTACTTGTTTGTAGTCATCAAAACAACATCTGAGTTCTAGGGATTTGACATTGAGAAAAGCTGAGTGCACACAATTCATTTTCAAAGCTCCAACCACCTGATATAACAATACATTTGATTATATTCAAAACAAGATAGAGCAAAACCAACTTGGTCAAACATAAATTAAGAAGCCCTAACAAAAACCAACTTGGCCAACAAGTGTGCTCTTGATATTTGTTATATCAAATAATTGTTCTGATTTCTACATACAAATTTATTCATCTACAATAAATGTAAGTCATAAAAGGAAACACAAAGAAACCAAACCTCGGTGCAACAGTCTGATAACGCGATGTTTTCCGCATGTTGAATGCTTTGAAGAATTTGACTCAATGCGTGTGACAACCAAATCTGCAAAAAATGGCCTAAACCAAAGGGCACCGAATCAAGAACTGCACGTGTCAAAGATGAGACATCCGTCAGAAAATACTTCCTATATGGAAGTCCTTTAATCTCTAATGTTTCAAGATTCGGGGTACAGATTCTCAGATCCGAAAGCGCAAGTAGATCGTCGCGCCACAAAATGTACTTGTCAATAGACAGCTCTTTCAAACTACTAGATTGGATACTCAATATTCCACCTTTGTCAACATAAGTCAGGTGAAAGACTTTCAACTGAGGAGTACCAGACAATATTTGGTTAATCACAGCTGGAGCAGCCGTGTAAGCATTAATCTTCAAACTCTCGAGTTTATTCCACTGCACATTTCCACTAATCTCCAAGTTACAAGATTGGAGTGATAACTCTTTTAGGGATGAGTAAGAGTAGAGGCACGGTGGCACGCGGTAAACTTCCTTACCATCAAAACCAGGCCAAGCTCTTTTAGTAATGCACAACACATGTAAATGTAATTCTTCGACTCCATTTCTCTGTGCAAAATTCACCCACAAATCAACATCGCTATACATTGAACTCGCAATCTCATGATACGAATGAAACCTGAACTTCAAAACCCTATCCCCATTCCAGCATGACAAAGCCTGATTAACAAAATTCTGAAGCTTACTACCATCACCAAGCAACATAGCACGATTATCGAAGTTAAGAAAGGGGGCAGTGGTCCAAAAATTCCTCCAGCGTTTGGATAGAACAGAAGTCCTAACCACATCTGTCATTGGCAACCTCCAAAATATGTCAAACAATAAACAATCGGGTAAGTCTCGTAGCAGGTCCTCGTGAATACATCTCTTTGGGTTTTCCATCTCTTAATCGGCAAAATATCAAAACCACCTGAGGTTTAATCAAGTTCAAATTACTAGGAAGCAATAACACATTCAATCAAATCTTGATGCCATAAAACCACCAAAACATAATCAAGCTCCAAATTTACCGATATATACACAATCGACAAAATCAAAACCTCCAAAACAtaatcaaactcaaaattcacCTAAAGAATCAATACCACGTACTGTCAAATTCTTGAATAAAATCAAACCTTCTAAAAGTTAATTCATCACAGAATTACCTAAGTATACACAACTCAGAATTTAGCTAAACGATACAGTATCAAATCCTCGGAGCTTACCTCATAAAGCTTCCTTCTCTCGCTTTGCTGCAGAGTTTTACAGTTCAGgatcaaaaaatatttatacgCACATTTCTGTTGaaggaataaaaataaataaggtactcataattaaatttaggaAAATGAGGTCTTGAATTTGCAAATAAAGCATTTAATTCCAACAACATCACTACAAAATTGctactccataatttaaaattaattttacaaactcccaatttaatttataaatatttaaaaattagtagacATATTCCTCAAGTTGTTATACACATTATATTCAACTCATACTAGCACTACACATTGCACTCATATTAAAAGATCAGAAATGtaatttatgaaatgttaGAGActtgatatgatatttttttcaaaaatttgaaattcaaaaaaaaaagttagaaaatcaattattatagtccattcactttttaatactactaaaaacAAAGTGTTTTGATCACGTTTTGTATTTCATCCTAGGTGGGATACGATTTTCCGAAAATACATCATCATTTGAAAGTAAGTCAGAGATTTGATTAATGTGATTAACGAGATTATTCACAATCGACTTATCGACTTGGAGTGCTACAAACCTAccaataattgataaaaatgaaattaacaCATAAACCAATAAATTCAATTGGAGTCTGGTTTGATTAACGTGGTTAATGAGATTATTCACCATCGACTTGGAGTGCTACAAACCTACCACTAATcgataaaaattgaaatcaacaCATAAACCAACAAATTCGGTTGGAGTCTGGTTTCGCTAGTTGGACTAACATAAATAGCCTACACAGTGTCGTttaaactagaaaaaaaaactaacgaAAACTCAAACAATAAAATCTTAACAGATTAGGATTTTAGGGGATCAATAAATGGGGAagttgaaaaaacaaaataagttaCCTTACTTGTTTAAACGAAAATGAGAAAACTCACCAAATTCTTTGTGATGTGAAAGCACAAAATGAAACTGCGTAGAAGCGAGAATTGCGTGGAGAGAATCTGAGGGAGCGGCGGCTAGATTTGTAGGGAAAAATTAGAGCAACGTGAGGATAGTTTCGTCATTAAGTTAAATTGATGAGGATAATTTTGACAATCCAAACTTCAATCCTtatttgtagtagtaatttgtTGTATACCAAACATGTCAATAGAATAATCACAATTATCTTTAGCTATCAAACACCAATCAACttaaataaactaattgaAACTATAATAACTATCAATGAATATATCATTTATAGTCGAAATATGATATAACTACCAAACAACacctaaaaatatttatactagtagtaaattCTAAATGACTCCCCTCTGCTTAAGTTGAAAGTTCATTTTAATGAAGCCcaaattcaaatccaaatcctAAAATGAACGAAAGCCAAACTAAATTTAAGTTAGCCAGTAgtaagtaataaattaaatagacgATAATATTCTTAatccatttcttaaaattggAGTAAGCTTTTATCAAATTCATTTGAAACTCACGATCGAAATCTAAAATTCAATggataaaaatacaaaaaaattcacGATATCTTCTTATTATCCCCATCCTCAGCTAATCTCTTTCTCTTGGCATAATTGTTGACATGAAAGTCCGCAAACAACGCCAATAGCGACGCATTAAACACCGCATTAACGCACCACACCCGGATCCCCTCGCAACCCGGCCCGCCCCCGAAGTGGATCCGGAGCATCCAGCCCGACACCGCGAAGCTGAAGACGAACTGCAGGATCTGGAGGTCGGTGACCACGCGCTTCCACCGCGGCCTTATCCCAATCGCGCAGAGCAGGTAGTAGGCGTACATGAGCACGTGCACCGCCGCGTTGGTCACGAGCGCGACGGGGAAGAGCGACTGGCGCTCCGACACCCAGGCGCGGCACACCGCCACGACGGCCGCGTGGTGGTACACGTGGAGGAGCGTGAGGCGCCTCCTCCCGCGGGCGCCGCTGAGGAGGATGAGGAGCGTGTCGAGGAGCTCGGCGATTTTGGAGAGGTAGAAGACGTGGGCCCAGAAGAAGGTGGGGCCACGCGGCGGGGTGTGGTTGGCTGGGAAGCAGATGGGCCAGGTCGGGGTGGGGGACTGGTGGAGGGCGGAGAGGGTGCAGGCGACGGCCATGAGGAGGGAGAGGAGGCAGAGGAGGAGGCTGTGGAAGGCGGTGATGAGGCGGAGGAAGGGGGGTGGGGACGGGAGGGGGCGGAGGGAGAGGAGGAGGGTGAGGCTGAGGTAGGTGGCCACGGTGGCGAAGAGGAAGAGAGGGGTGGAGCCAGGGGATTGGTTGGGGATCCATTCGTATTGGCTGATGCTGGGGTGCTCCACCAGCCAGTAGTGGGCGGTGGCGTACAGAGTGGACATCACGCGCCGCTCTGGAGGGGATTGGGTAAGGAAGGCTATTTGTGGTCGGCCTATCAAAATGATGCTCTATTATtgtctttcttcatttttttatttcataaatctACTCTCTATTATTGGGGTTCATATGATTGGgcttttattgtttaattattgaGTCCATATTCTTAGAAGCCCACAAATTCAAGCTCGCCTGCTTAATTGCTAGTGTTTCACTATTGGACTACAGGAGTAACGTATTCCCTACGTCCCacactttttccttttcataaTGTCTCCTTCTAAATGatactctattttttaaaatagaaatattattatttttattttactctttcttcacTTAATTCACGAGACAAAATTATAGTGTAAACTTTTGtgacaataaaataagtagactaatcaataaataatttaatatagaaaataatttaggaatattaaaaatattatttttttctataaaagaaaatcaattatAATGAGATGACTCTAGTGGGATTACTATTAGACTTTAGACATCTATAATGGGATTTAGTAGGGGTagcaaatcgtgcgtgtcgggtcgttatcgtgtcgacacgataacgatacgaacacgataacatcaaacacgaacacgataacatcaaacacgaacacgacccatTAAGAAAACCCCAAACatgaacacgaacacgacacgaacccattaatgacacgaaccacttcgggtcaacacgacacgataacaacatgTATTggaaattgattaaatatttaaatgatttaatgaaaataataagaattaataatattaaaatattatttgttaacggataacacgaacccgacacgaacacgacatgAACACGtattgttaacggataacacgaacccgacacgaacacaacacgaaattttcgtgtccttaacGGGTCGACCTaataaggacacgaacccaataagctctgactcaaactcattaatttcgtgctggttcgtgtcgtgttatcgtgtcgtgtaaAAAATTGCCAGCCCTAGGATTTAGTAATTACAATGAAACGAAAGTAGTACTGTAATATTTGCATCAAGACATTAGTAACTTAAGATTATTCATATCTATATAATATGAATTATGAATCTTGTGGATTCAAGAATCATATGTTGCTCGGATTTGTTCTTGCAAAGATATCCAATAAACCAAACAAGAAATATAACAATGAAAAAGataaggaagaagaaggagatgatTGTAATGATTTAGATTAAAgctcaagaaaaaaaactcaatGGCTACTTTTACAAACAAAAACTCAATAGCTCCACCAATTAGCAACACAAAAATTAGTAAGTATACCTTAACATTCAACCTAAGTTCAGCAATAGATTGGAATGCAACCACAAAGaattttgataaatcttcAAAATGAAGATGAGTGCTCACAAATGGAGTCTTTGTTCTTCAACAATGTTAAAAGTCTAAATGGCAAAAACCCTAGATATGGGCATTTATACAAGGGGATAAAAGTGCTAAAAAAGATATACAAAAAGCGTTCAAAAACGCAACTCGCACAAAACGCCCGGGTCCTCGCCCAAGCCGGGCATACTCTCTGGAGTCGGGCGTTTTGCTTGTTGGACCGTGCGGCTTTCATAAAACGACCATAACTTCCTCATCCGTGCACCAATTGAGGCGTGTaggtactcacgcgaagctcttttaACGACGAAGACAATAGTGGTCTAAGAAGAGCATTTGGCCACCATCGTGATAAGTATATTGATGTATGAAACGGGACCCAACTCAGATGTGGTTCCTTGGATACTTTCGTTTCTTCTATTGATTTGGCTCTTCCTGGATTCACATCATTATATATAGAATACTTTTAGCTATGAGTTGTTCAACATATTAAAacttttgaatataaaaattttatgtaaacagcaaaataaaagataaaaagaaaaaaaatcaagaaaataaaaataaaacggtACATCATATTATGCATCCAACTACTAATTGCGCATAATAGAAATAGCATAACAAATTCTAAATTACAATTGTCTAATAATAAAGCGATTAAAGATCGaattttttctattcatttatctataaataaatatttgtaaattagaaaaaatacgCATTGGTGGCGAGGCaataattgtttttcctttttcttaaattCCACTCacccattttctctctcacacacttCACCTTTTTTCCTGACTGGGCTTTTTGCGCTCGGCGTTCTCttctcttaaattttaatgtctCAAGCTGTGGGCTCGCCTTCTCTGTCTTCCGACATCGGTTCGAGCAGACGCCATTTTCTCATCCGCCGCCCCTCGGTCTCTTCCATGAGGTGCTCGATGCTCCCCTTCTCAACATGACTCATAATCAGGTCCCTCACTTTTCAATCacgattttcattttttctacaAATCACAATAAATCGTGCTGTCGATTGACACTCTTAATCACTGTGATTAACTTGTTTTGGGGATTTTGAGCTGCCTCGGGAATCACTGTGAGCTAGGGTTTTACGTTTACCGCGAACATTTGCTGGAATGTGCATACTTCGAAGAATTATAATATTGCAAACTGTTTTTAGGTTAATGTAAGTAACGTATTTGTTTATGCTCGGAATCTGATGATTGCTATTGAAATCGATTTCGTGTCTGATGTTCTTGTTTGGTTGCTTTGCGCCGCCGGCTGATTCTCTTTAGTTTTTGAATGAGTGAGAAAATTTGGATTGTTCTATTTAACAAAGATGAGTTTGGTAGGTTGAGTTGAGACGTGGAAAAGTGTGTATAGGCCGATAGtttaagaaacaaaatttcatgCTTGCGAGATCTGTGATTTAGCCATTGGATTTGGGTGAAGCTTGTGCTTCCTCTTCATATGTAGTTTAAGCATgggttttgcattttcattattGGTATTAAGGTTATT
The genomic region above belongs to Salvia hispanica cultivar TCC Black 2014 chromosome 3, UniMelb_Shisp_WGS_1.0, whole genome shotgun sequence and contains:
- the LOC125211548 gene encoding FBD-associated F-box protein At5g22730-like isoform X10, giving the protein MENPKRCIHEDLLRDLPDCLLFDIFWRLPMTDVVRTSVLSKRWRNFWTTAPFLNFDNRAMLLGDGSKLQNFVNQALSCWNGDRVLKFREMESKNYIYMCCALLKELGLVLMWNKLESLKINAYTAAPAVINQILSVLDSVPFGLGHFLQIWLSHALSQILQSIQHAENIALSDCCTEVVGALKMNCVHSAFLNVKSLELRCCFDDYKQVVGVLAMFPRLEKLIIRDKKEEGLQDDTEPLKFEANIPESFLLQLRTIEVTWSERYDIFPLIEILLKYASKLEKIVFQLYEIKSPAPSNSLSLVSQKLKGMQRSSTNCTINITQLRI
- the LOC125211548 gene encoding F-box/LRR-repeat protein 25-like isoform X6 → MENPKRCIHEDLLRDLPDCLLFDIFWRLPMTDVVRTSVLSKRWRNFWTTAPFLNFDNRAMLLGDGSKLQNFVNQALSCWNGDRVLKFRFHSYHEIASSMYSDVDLWVNFAQRNGVEELHLHVLCITKRAWPGFDGKEVYRVPPCLYSYSSLKELSLQSCNLEISGNVQWNKLESLKINAYTAAPAVINQILSGTPQLKVFHLTYVDKVLDSVPFGLGHFLQIWLSHALSQILQSIQHAENIALSDCCTEVVGALKMNCVHSAFLNVKSLELRCCFDDYKQVVGVLAMFPRLEKLIIRDKKEEGLQDDTEPLKFEANIPESFLLQLRTIEVTWSERYDIFPLIEILLKYASKLEKIVFQLYEIKSPAPSNSLSLVSQKLKGMQRSSTNCTINITQLRI
- the LOC125211548 gene encoding F-box/LRR-repeat protein 25-like isoform X9 codes for the protein MENPKRCIHEDLLRDLPDCLLFDIFWRLPMTDVVRTSVLSKRWRNFWTTAPFLNFDNRAMLLGDGSKLQNFVNQALSCWNGDRVLKFRFHSYHEIASSMYSDVDLWVNFAQRNGVEELHLHVLCITKRAWPGFDGKEVYRVPPCLYSYSSLKELSLQSCNLEISGNVQWNKLESLKINAYTAAPAVINQILSVLDSVPFGLGHFLQIWLSHALSQILQSIQHAENIALSDCCTEVVGALKMNCVHSAFLNVKSLELRCCFDDYKQVVGVLAMFPRLEKLIIRDKKEEGLQDDTEPLKFEANIPESFLLQLRTIEVTWSERYDIFPLIEILLKYASKLEKIVFQLYEIKSPAPSNSLSLVSQKLKGMQRSSTNCTINITQLRI
- the LOC125211548 gene encoding putative F-box protein At1g49610 isoform X2, encoding MENPKRCIHEDLLRDLPDCLLFDIFWRLPMTDVVRTSVLSKRWRNFWTTAPFLNFDNRAMLLGDGSKLQNFVNQALSCWNGDRVLKFRFHSYHEIASSMYSDVDLWVNFAQRNGVEELHLHVLCITKRAWPGFDGKEVYRVPPCLYSYSSLKELSLQSCNLEISGNVQWNKLESLKINAYTAAPAVINQILSGTPQLKVFHLTYVDKGGILSIQSSSLKELSIDKYILWRDDLLALSDLRICTPNLETLEIKGLPYRKYFLTDVSSLTRAVLDSVPFGLGHFLQIWLSHALSQILQSIQHAENIALSDCCTEVVGALKMNCVHSAFLNVKSLELRCCFDDYKQVVGVLAMFPRLEKLIIRDKKEEGLQDDTEPLKFEANIPESFLLQLRTIEVITSFCRTFSFKYQWQQYVSLGREVLGSLFLHSTCCAVSIIGSFCSCILLVLYVYSAQ
- the LOC125211615 gene encoding elongation of fatty acids protein 3-like; translated protein: MSTLYATAHYWLVEHPSISQYEWIPNQSPGSTPLFLFATVATYLSLTLLLSLRPLPSPPPFLRLITAFHSLLLCLLSLLMAVACTLSALHQSPTPTWPICFPANHTPPRGPTFFWAHVFYLSKIAELLDTLLILLSGARGRRRLTLLHVYHHAAVVAVCRAWVSERQSLFPVALVTNAAVHVLMYAYYLLCAIGIRPRWKRVVTDLQILQFVFSFAVSGWMLRIHFGGGPGCEGIRVWCVNAVFNASLLALFADFHVNNYAKRKRLAEDGDNKKIS
- the LOC125211548 gene encoding putative F-box protein At1g49610 isoform X1 translates to MENPKRCIHEDLLRDLPDCLLFDIFWRLPMTDVVRTSVLSKRWRNFWTTAPFLNFDNRAMLLGDGSKLQNFVNQALSCWNGDRVLKFRFHSYHEIASSMYSDVDLWVNFAQRNGVEELHLHVLCITKRAWPGFDGKEVYRVPPCLYSYSSLKELSLQSCNLEISGNVQWNKLESLKINAYTAAPAVINQILSGTPQLKVFHLTYVDKGGILSIQSSSLKELSIDKYILWRDDLLALSDLRICTPNLETLEIKGLPYRKYFLTDVSSLTRAVLDSVPFGLGHFLQIWLSHALSQILQSIQHAENIALSDCCTEVVGALKMNCVHSAFLNVKSLELRCCFDDYKQVVGVLAMFPRLEKLIIRDKKEEGLQDDTEPLKFEANIPESFLLQLRTIEVTWSERYDIFPLIEILLKYASKLEKIVFQLYEIKSPAPSNSLSLVSQKLKGMQRSSTNCTINITQLRI
- the LOC125211548 gene encoding F-box protein At5g03100-like isoform X5, producing MENPKRCIHEDLLRDLPDCLLFDIFWRLPMTDVVRTSVLSKRWRNFWTTAPFLNFDNRAMLLGDGSKLQNFVNQALSCWNGDRVLKFREMESKNYIYMCCALLKELGLVLMWNKLESLKINAYTAAPAVINQILSGTPQLKVFHLTYVDKGGILSIQSSSLKELSIDKYILWRDDLLALSDLRICTPNLETLEIKGLPYRKYFLTDVSSLTRAVLDSVPFGLGHFLQIWLSHALSQILQSIQHAENIALSDCCTEVVGALKMNCVHSAFLNVKSLELRCCFDDYKQVVGVLAMFPRLEKLIIRDKKEEGLQDDTEPLKFEANIPESFLLQLRTIEVTWSERYDIFPLIEILLKYASKLEKIVFQLYEIKSPAPSNSLSLVSQKLKGMQRSSTNCTINITQLRI
- the LOC125211548 gene encoding F-box/FBD/LRR-repeat protein At1g13570-like isoform X3, whose amino-acid sequence is MENPKRCIHEDLLRDLPDCLLFDIFWRLPMTDVVRTSVLSKRWRNFWTTAPFLNFDNRAMLLGDGSKLQNFVNQALSCWNGDRVLKFRFHSYHEIASSMYSDVDLWVNFAQRNGVEELHLHVLCITKRAWPGFDGKEVYRVPPCLYSYSSLKELSLQSCNLEISGNVQWNKLESLKINAYTAAPAVINQILSGTPQLKVFHLTYVDKGGILSIQSSSLKELSIDKYILWRDDLLALSDLRIFLDSVPFGLGHFLQIWLSHALSQILQSIQHAENIALSDCCTEVVGALKMNCVHSAFLNVKSLELRCCFDDYKQVVGVLAMFPRLEKLIIRDKKEEGLQDDTEPLKFEANIPESFLLQLRTIEVTWSERYDIFPLIEILLKYASKLEKIVFQLYEIKSPAPSNSLSLVSQKLKGMQRSSTNCTINITQLRI
- the LOC125211548 gene encoding F-box/LRR-repeat protein 25-like isoform X4, giving the protein MENPKRCIHEDLLRDLPDCLLFDIFWRLPMTDVVRTSVLSKRWRNFWTTAPFLNFDNRAMLLGDGSKLQNFVNQALSCWNGDRVLKFRFHSYHEIASSMYSDVDLWVNFAQRNGVEELHLHVLCITKRAWPGFDGKEVYRVPPCLYSYSSLKELSLQSCNLEISGNVQWNKLESLKINAYTAAPAVINQILSGTPQLKVFHLTYVDKGGILSIQSSSLKELSIDKYILWRDDLLALSDLRICTPNLETLEIKGLPYRKYFLTDVSSLTRAVLDSVPFGLGHFLQIWLSHALSQILQSIQHAENIALSDCCTEVVGALKMNCVHSAFLNVKSLELRCCFDDYKQVVGVLAMFPRLEKLIIRDKKEEGLQDDTEPLKFEANIPESFLLQLRTIEKLKGMQRSSTNCTINITQLRI
- the LOC125211548 gene encoding F-box/LRR-repeat protein 25-like isoform X8, with product MENPKRCIHEDLLRDLPDCLLFDIFWRLPMTDVVRTSVLSKRWRNFWTTAPFLNFDNRAMLLGDGSKLQNFVNQALSCWNGDRVLKFRFHSYHEIASSMYSDVDLWVNFAQRNGVEELHLHVLCITKRAWPGFDGKEVYRVPPCLYSYSSLKELSLQSCNLEISGNVQWNKLESLKINAYTAAPAVINQILSGTPQLKVFHLTYVDKGGILSIQSSSLKELSIDKYILWRDDLLALSDLRICTPNLETLEIKGLPYRKYFLTDVSSLTRAVLDSVPFGLGHFLQIWLSHALSQILQSIQHAENIALSDCCTEVVGALKMNCVHSAFLNVKSLELRCCFDDYKQVVGVLAMFPRLEKLIIRDKKEEGLQDDTEPLKFEANIPESFLLQLRTIEVT
- the LOC125211548 gene encoding putative F-box/LRR-repeat protein At5g02930 isoform X11, which codes for MENPKRCIHEDLLRDLPDCLLFDIFWRLPMTDVVRTSVLSKRWRNFWTTAPFLNFDNRAMLLGDGSKLQNFVNQALSCWNGDRVLKFRFHSYHEIASSMYSDVDLWVNFAQRNGVEELHLHVLCITKRAWPGFDVLDSVPFGLGHFLQIWLSHALSQILQSIQHAENIALSDCCTEVVGALKMNCVHSAFLNVKSLELRCCFDDYKQVVGVLAMFPRLEKLIIRDKKEEGLQDDTEPLKFEANIPESFLLQLRTIEVTWSERYDIFPLIEILLKYASKLEKIVFQLYEIKSPAPSNSLSLVSQKLKGMQRSSTNCTINITQLRI
- the LOC125211548 gene encoding F-box/LRR-repeat protein 25-like isoform X7 yields the protein MENPKRCIHEDLLRDLPDCLLFDIFWRLPMTDVVRTSVLSKRWRNFWTTAPFLNFDNRAMLLGDGSKLQNFVNQALSCWNGDRVLKFRFHSYHEIASSMYSDVDLWVNFAQRNGVEELHLHVLCITKRAWPGFDGKEVYRVPPCLYSYSSLKELSLQSCNLEISGNVQWNKLESLKINAYTAAPAVINQILSGTPQLKVFHLTYVDKGGILSIQSSSLKELSIDKYILWRDDLLALSDLRICTPNLETLEIKGLPYRKYFLTDVSSLTRAVLDSVPFGLGHFLQIWLSHALSQILQSIQHAENIALSDCCTEVVGALKMNCVHSAFLNVKSLELRCCFDDYKQVVGVLAMFPRLEKLIIRDKKEEGLQDDTEPLKFEANIPESFLLQLRTIEVTW